The sequence below is a genomic window from Humulus lupulus chromosome 3, drHumLupu1.1, whole genome shotgun sequence.
AGTTGGAATGAGGATCATTATATTTTCTTCTcaataaaagtaaaataaattaattgcACTTTGACAAAATGTACAATcatgaaataatatatatttttgtgagATAATgagaaaattattttaagaaaaattgattagTTTTGTTATTTTACAAATTAATAATGTTTTCAGactaatatattatattaaaataacattaataataaaaaaaatagaaaatcttaAATTATTTCTGGTTGATATATTTAtagaatatttattattataccaACTTATAAAGTTGTCATATAAAGGTTTTTCTGATTAatagttaaaaaaaatcattgtaatttgtagtttattttcttttttaaaaaataaaagtcattgcagtttttttttaaaacaaaaaaacaaaaaaaatcattccacatttattagatttaatcaaagaaaaaataataaacaaaaaccaTTGAAAAATTTGAGgacaatatacatatatattcacacATGAATAACAATTCCATCCATTTTTTAAATGGAATGTCAATTCCTCTAATTGGGTGAAAAGTAATTCCATAGTAAAAAtgaaaccaaacataagaaagtCATTCCATTCCATTCCAAAGGATTCCATCCAATCTAAGAAAAACATTATCTTAAGTGTAACtataaaatatctatatatatatatatatatataaaaaaatcaacgATTAAGTCTCTATGGTGACTATATTATGAAAAGAAAATTGCATCGTCATTAATTTCTGATGCTGAGTTGGCAATTCTAGTGACCTGATAAAGAAGATTTCCCAAATGATCACAAAAAAAAAGAACTAACAACTAAAACATATGTAACTATTTATGAGTAAATATTGACATAATTACTGACCCATATACATATTAGTGTGCAATCTATCATTAAATAATAGAGATATTTATTTCACTTTCCTATTATGAATACAAACTTGGAATTATTTATCCACAAGTACATTGGACCGCTGTTAAACCTTGTGTTATCATTTATGGAATAATCAATACTATTATCAGACTTGTCTACTGTACTCTTTCTTCCATAGTCCATCACCCCTCTCCCCTATGATTCTACATTACCAGGATATCAAAGctattgtttttgttttattttttattttttccaatGTCAGACCAAATTCACACTGTATTCgtttaaaatattttagaaatgaATTTTTGTTCTGAATCCTCATTTACTTATAGGAACAATGTGGACCATTAAAGAAAATATAGATCTAAACGGTACATAGTATATTCCATTAAAAATACAATCAAATAAATCAACATACCGGAGAATCAACTGCATATGGAGCTTTCATGTCATCCTCATTCATAAGATTCTTTGCAATCCCAGAACTAGCAACAGTAGAATCAACGGCTGAATCATCAGGTAAATTCTGCTGTTGGTGTTCATCAACTTTTGCATGGCCAAGTTCTGCATCAAACATAACAGATACTAAAATCATTAGAACACCATGACTATCTAAAATAATCAGATGGAACACTAATTTTTAGTTCAAAATCCCACTTGCCACTCAATAGAACACAAGCACACACACTAAAAAGGAAAATCTTTTTTTTAAGCATAAGATAAATTAACAATCACAGTATTGTTTCCCAAGGAAATAGTAAATAATTAATCAGCATGCTGACTATACTGTATATCAAACTGCCTAGTTAATAATATTTAGCATATAAGGCGAAAGTAAATGAAGGTACCAGATTCTTTTGGGCCACTTGATACCAACACTGATGGATTAGATGGTTGGTGGATGGAACTTGTCTGCTGCTGCAAGGAGGAAGAAGTAACAGGACCAAGACCTGAAGTCTGGACTCCAAGTCCCAGACCAGCTTGAGGGGGTACAGTCGAATTTTGAGAATTAAACTGCAAACATAGTTATGTCATGAAATCAAAATCACCAACTCATAAATGAAAGGGTACTTGTGCTTATGTGGCACAAACTAAGTTTAATATGCACTTAAAGCCCTAGAGAAGAGAAAAGATATGTTTTAGAAGAAATGTTTATTCTCTTTGTATGATGATAAAGCCACACAAATAGTAACCTCTTTACTGGAAAGCCATAGCAGCAGCCCAACAAGCACAAAAGACCCAGAAATCAGTTCTTCCCAGTCCCAAACTTTGAAAATCATAGAAATATGAATGGAATAAAATTTAATgagtaaaaagaaataaaaaatacatatgcATTATACAATGTATAAGATATGTTTGGTTGGGGAAAAAGAAATGGAATGAAAAATGAATATAATTTCATTCCATTCCTATGTTTGATTACATTTTAAGGCATTGGAATGCTATTCCATATTTTCACCATTTTGGTAAACAAACAAAGATTAagcatacataaaaaaaaatgcaagCTAGTAGACTTTTCCTTGAAGATTTAACTTTCAGATGTGGTTaactaatcaaaaggaaaggaaaagcaaaTGCctcaaaaataaacataataaaacaatAAAACCACCTGTTGCAACAGTGGATTTTGCTGTTGTGCTGAAAACTGCTTATGATTTCCTCCAGCAAGTGTTGGCATGCCAAGTAGGTTACTGTGGCCTTGTTGCTGCACTTGTTGGAGCCGCTGTAGAAATTTCTCCCTCTGATCCGGTGCTATTTCAGTTCTTCCACGAAACTGCCCCAGAAAATGGAATTAGATAAGTACACAAACAACAAGATGGTAAATATAATCAACATGCAAACCTATTATCCTAACTTTCCagtcaaataataataaattcttGTGGAGCACAACTTAAAGCACTTATATGTGAAAATTAGGGATAGCAGAAACCTAGCATCACCCAAAACTTCAACAAAGAACAACCTTCATACAAAATACATGTTACACcactaaacatatacatcaatgTTACACCTAATAATGTAGTTCATTTAAATATAAAATGGAAGAGTGTCCCTTCAGTGGTTGCACATTTAGATTTTGTCAATATTCAATAAATGGATTTGCGGACTGTTAGGCAATTATAGATTTCACCGTAACATTTTAAAcagaaaacataaaagtgttCCATACATAGCCAAAGATAATTTGAAGACAAAATGCAGTGAGAAATAATTTGACAGACATGAAAACCAAACTTTTTAAAAGACATTTTGAAGGAATTTCTCAGGAAGAGGCAGCCTCTTTTAGAACAGAGGTTAGCTTTGCAAGTGAAAGGGGTATGTGAGGTGAGTACCATGGCTTCACCTAGGTTTTTAGAGCTTTATGCAGGATATCCTTTATATTGAGAAACTGAGCCTGCTTGTGTGGGTTTCATCAGAGCATTCATATTGTATATGGATTTGATTGtgtttaaagaagaaaaaaaatgaaaaaggtcAGCATGTGCTTTTCATGACAGCACTCCAGCATGCAGCAACAGTTCAAACTGAATATGTTTCtccctgctgctgctgctgcccaGCTGTTCTTGGCTGCCCATCTACTTATAGTGTTAGGTTATACAATTTTAGTAGGTTAATGGCTTTATTATTACTACTGCCTTTTAATTCTCCACATCAGCTGAAAAGCAATAAGACATGTTATGCCTTCTGAACTTTAAAATTACACCCTGTTTGACTAACACATCATCTTAATTAACGAACTAGCCTTTCAAAACAATGAtgaaatttttatgcaaaaaagaGTGATAGCTATAATGATGACCATAATGGTGTAAAGGTTCCAAGTGAGAGAAATTCAAAGCTACCTTCAAATCTTAAATGCAtggtcaaataaaaaaatatatatattagaggAAATGTTAACATACTGGTTCACTTCCCGGCCTCCATTGCATGCCAGAGACAACAGATGGGGAAAAAACTCTGCCAGCTAGAGCCGCAGCATCACTGACATTACTAGAATCAAGTGAGCCTGTTCCATCAGCCTTTGTAGCTTGAGGCAAAATCATCCTACTACTTAAAGGGGAAACAAGAGGTTGCCCCACACCACTGCTCCCAAGTCTCTCATCAGCTCCCAGAATGTTTCTCTTAGCCATATCAGATGCTGATGGAACAGCACCAAGGGTGCTATTACCAGGATTTACATTACCAGAACTAAGTGGGATGCTAGATGAAGGTTGGCTTGAAAGACTGCCTCTACCAATGCCTCTTACAAGTCCAGTATCTGTAAAAGATGGAGATGATCTGCGACCAGGAAAGCTTCCTATTTCCTCTTCCTTTAAAGAAGTAGATAAACTTACAGGAGAAGAACTAGTAGCCCCAGTACTGTCAGTAACCCGAACAGAACTTGAACCTTGCAGATTCGGAGAACCAATCGAAACACCAGACAAATTATGAGATGGAATATTCACAGGTGCAGAAGCTGTATGACTTCCTGCTGGAGTAGTTGCAGCCGAAGAACTCATCACACTACTTTTGGGAGGTGgtgttcttgcaactgtatcaaGGGTACTCTCCTGGGAAGCTGTCTCTTCAACTGGTTCTTGGACAGAAGTAGTTTGCTGATGAGTAGAAGATACGGTGGCCTACAAAAGAATTAACACCAAAATGTAACTAAAACAATGTCAAGTGAATGAAAGCAACCTTctaggaaaaaaagaaaaaaaaaacaatgcaattttaagtgcaaaaaacaaataaaaaaaccaCAAATTTAGTGTAGTTCAAAACAAGTAATCGAAATCACCAATGTTAGATATTCTTcaagatattttttttcttttttgcacTTGTGACCAAGGACACTACAACTATATGCTCTTATTGACTTTATGAAACAATCACAGCAACCAAATAAGTAGAAGTCGAggaaggaaataaaaaaaaaaagcccttgagcaaaagaaaactaaaatttCAAAATACTTcgtaggaaaaaaaataaaataaagatatcAATGTTGCCAAAAGCCCAATCAAACATCTAAACAATAGAACAACTTCTGGTCTAACATAGTCAAAAACTGATTCATAACCAAAATCAGGCTTAACAATATCACTGAAGACTCAACATCCCAAAATTGCACTAAggtaattatataatattatcatagaaaaataattaaaacatacaGGGATTTGAATTGCTGGTACTGTTAAAGACTTCAATCCAAGAATTGGCGCAGCCTGCCGAAATAACAAAAATCAAAGGGATTCCTCACATAAGGATTTGATGTGTGCTTATACTGGTATAACTAGCATGTGTATATAAAAGCCAATGTAATACTTAAGCATATGCCTGAAAGATCATCACCATCAAATGCACCTCCACAAGCCACTTAATTATGAAAAAATGAAGTGGATAAGTATAAAGTACAAAATTTCATCAAAGGGACACAATTGCACAAGCTCTTAACATGAACTTTACTGACACCACCTCCCATAAGACCTTTTCAAATTGCATAGTTTTCCCACAACAAAATAATGTTCTTGGCCTTTCCAAAACTAAAGTGATGGCATAAAAACTACTCAAATTCTAAACTTTTCTTAAATATTCCCCCCAACTAACAAATACAACATTACTAAATATTAAAAACTGCCTTTACCTTAACAAGACTAGAAGGCCCAATTATAACAAGTTCTTCAAGTGCCTCCACCTTGTCCAATGGTAATGAACTGTAAAGCTCATCCACATCACTGAACTCATCAAAGTCCTCCTGCAATatatttttagaagaaaagataaaAAATTTATTATAGCAGATATATATTCAATCCACAACAAGAATGATGAAGAGTTGAAATCATATATAAAATCAACACATACCTGGTTACGCTCCACATAGTCATCCAAGAAGTCTTTAACATCATTGACCTGCTCAGGACTCAATTCATCATTATCCAATAGTCTCAATATGAGTTCTAACTTCATAATATGAGCCTTGTGTCGAGTAATAGATTCCTCTAAATGAACCTGCATGACCAAAGAAAAACAAAGAAGTTAAATTATCAATaaccacataaaaaaaataacattattagAAAAAGTTTTTAATATTGTTGCATCTAACCAATCTAGGTGGTCTTGTTTTTCCTTTCTTAACAGTGAGCCCTTCAATTTCAGCTTCAAAGTTGTCAATCTGCGATTCTAACTCAGAAACCTACTCAATCACAAAAACACATGACAATATTCACCCAAAGAAAATCAGAattcaaaatacaacatattagttttaattactaaaaaaaacataaaatagagTTTCAAAAACTATTTAAAAGTAAATATATCTTAACCAAACCTAGTAGTCAAACAAGATTGACCAAAGAAAAATGTCAGAATACAAAATACAACATATTTTTTTGAACAAATACAAAATGCAACATATTAGCttgatcattaaaaaaaatacattaaaagAGTTTCAAAAGATGTGTAGAAGTAAATATATCTTGACCAAACCCAGTAGTCAAATGATggatattattt
It includes:
- the LOC133824609 gene encoding general negative regulator of transcription subunit 3 isoform X5; translation: MGASRKLQGEIDRVLKKVQEGVDVFDSIWNKVYDTDNANQKEKFEADLKKEIKKLQRYRDQIKTWIQSSEIKDKKVCLSVSASYEQALVDARKLIEREMERFKICEKETKTKAFSKEGLGQQPKTDPKEKAKAETRDWLNNVVSELESQIDNFEAEIEGLTVKKGKTRPPRLVHLEESITRHKAHIMKLELILRLLDNDELSPEQVNDVKDFLDDYVERNQEDFDEFSDVDELYSSLPLDKVEALEELVIIGPSSLVKAAPILGLKSLTVPAIQIPATVSSTHQQTTSVQEPVEETASQESTLDTVARTPPPKSSVMSSSAATTPAGSHTASAPVNIPSHNLSGVSIGSPNLQGSSSVRVTDSTGATSSSPVSLSTSLKEEEIGSFPGRRSSPSFTDTGLVRGIGRGSLSSQPSSSIPLSSGNVNPGNSTLGAVPSASDMAKRNILGADERLGSSGVGQPLVSPLSSRMILPQATKADGTGSLDSSNVSDAAALAGRVFSPSVVSGMQWRPGSEPFRGRTEIAPDQREKFLQRLQQVQQQGHSNLLGMPTLAGGNHKQFSAQQQNPLLQQFNSQNSTVPPQAGLGLGVQTSGLGPVTSSSLQQQTSSIHQPSNPSVLVSSGPKESELGHAKVDEHQQQNLPDDSAVDSTVASSGIAKNLMNEDDMKAPYAVDSPANQSSGSLGVIGRRSVSDLGAIGDNITGSTAMPGGMHDQSYNVQMLEAAYYKLPQPKDSERARSYNPRHPASTPPSYPQVQAPIVNNPAFWERLGLEPYGTDTLFFSFYYQQNTHQQYLAAKELKKQSWRYHRKYNTWFQRHEEPKVATDEYEQGTYVYFDFHIANDDLQHGWCQRIKTEFTFEYNYLEDELIV
- the LOC133824609 gene encoding general negative regulator of transcription subunit 3 isoform X3 gives rise to the protein MGASRKLQGEIDRVLKKVQEGVDVFDSIWNKVYDTDNANQKEKFEADLKKEIKKLQRYRDQIKTWIQSSEIKDKKALVDARKLIEREMERFKICEKETKTKAFSKEGLGQQPKTDPKEKAKAETRDWLNNVVSELESQIDNFEAEIEGLTVKKGKTRPPRLVHLEESITRHKAHIMKLELILRLLDNDELSPEQVNDVKDFLDDYVERNQEDFDEFSDVDELYSSLPLDKVEALEELVIIGPSSLVKAAPILGLKSLTVPAIQIPATVSSTHQQTTSVQEPVEETASQESTLDTVARTPPPKSSVMSSSAATTPAGSHTASAPVNIPSHNLSGVSIGSPNLQGSSSVRVTDSTGATSSSPVSLSTSLKEEEIGSFPGRRSSPSFTDTGLVRGIGRGSLSSQPSSSIPLSSGNVNPGNSTLGAVPSASDMAKRNILGADERLGSSGVGQPLVSPLSSRMILPQATKADGTGSLDSSNVSDAAALAGRVFSPSVVSGMQWRPGSEPFRGRTEIAPDQREKFLQRLQQVQQQGHSNLLGMPTLAGGNHKQFSAQQQNPLLQQFNSQNSTVPPQAGLGLGVQTSGLGPVTSSSLQQQTSSIHQPSNPSVLVSSGPKESELGHAKVDEHQQQNLPDDSAVDSTVASSGIAKNLMNEDDMKAPYAVDSPTGVSGSLTEPAQMPRDIDLSPGQPLQANQSSGSLGVIGRRSVSDLGAIGDNITGSTAMPGGMHDQSYNVQMLEAAYYKLPQPKDSERARSYNPRHPASTPPSYPQVQAPIVNNPAFWERLGLEPYGTDTLFFSFYYQQNTHQQYLAAKELKKQSWRYHRKYNTWFQRHEEPKVATDEYEQGTYVYFDFHIANDDLQHGWCQRIKTEFTFEYNYLEDELIV
- the LOC133824609 gene encoding general negative regulator of transcription subunit 3 isoform X2; protein product: MGASRKLQGEIDRVLKKVQEGVDVFDSIWNKVYDTDNANQKEKFEADLKKEIKKLQRYRDQIKTWIQSSEIKDKKVSASYEQALVDARKLIEREMERFKICEKETKTKAFSKEGLGQQPKTDPKEKAKAETRDWLNNVVSELESQIDNFEAEIEGLTVKKGKTRPPRLVHLEESITRHKAHIMKLELILRLLDNDELSPEQVNDVKDFLDDYVERNQEDFDEFSDVDELYSSLPLDKVEALEELVIIGPSSLVKAAPILGLKSLTVPAIQIPATVSSTHQQTTSVQEPVEETASQESTLDTVARTPPPKSSVMSSSAATTPAGSHTASAPVNIPSHNLSGVSIGSPNLQGSSSVRVTDSTGATSSSPVSLSTSLKEEEIGSFPGRRSSPSFTDTGLVRGIGRGSLSSQPSSSIPLSSGNVNPGNSTLGAVPSASDMAKRNILGADERLGSSGVGQPLVSPLSSRMILPQATKADGTGSLDSSNVSDAAALAGRVFSPSVVSGMQWRPGSEPFRGRTEIAPDQREKFLQRLQQVQQQGHSNLLGMPTLAGGNHKQFSAQQQNPLLQQFNSQNSTVPPQAGLGLGVQTSGLGPVTSSSLQQQTSSIHQPSNPSVLVSSGPKESELGHAKVDEHQQQNLPDDSAVDSTVASSGIAKNLMNEDDMKAPYAVDSPTGVSGSLTEPAQMPRDIDLSPGQPLQANQSSGSLGVIGRRSVSDLGAIGDNITGSTAMPGGMHDQSYNVQMLEAAYYKLPQPKDSERARSYNPRHPASTPPSYPQVQAPIVNNPAFWERLGLEPYGTDTLFFSFYYQQNTHQQYLAAKELKKQSWRYHRKYNTWFQRHEEPKVATDEYEQGTYVYFDFHIANDDLQHGWCQRIKTEFTFEYNYLEDELIV
- the LOC133824609 gene encoding general negative regulator of transcription subunit 3 isoform X1, coding for MGASRKLQGEIDRVLKKVQEGVDVFDSIWNKVYDTDNANQKEKFEADLKKEIKKLQRYRDQIKTWIQSSEIKDKKVCLSVSASYEQALVDARKLIEREMERFKICEKETKTKAFSKEGLGQQPKTDPKEKAKAETRDWLNNVVSELESQIDNFEAEIEGLTVKKGKTRPPRLVHLEESITRHKAHIMKLELILRLLDNDELSPEQVNDVKDFLDDYVERNQEDFDEFSDVDELYSSLPLDKVEALEELVIIGPSSLVKAAPILGLKSLTVPAIQIPATVSSTHQQTTSVQEPVEETASQESTLDTVARTPPPKSSVMSSSAATTPAGSHTASAPVNIPSHNLSGVSIGSPNLQGSSSVRVTDSTGATSSSPVSLSTSLKEEEIGSFPGRRSSPSFTDTGLVRGIGRGSLSSQPSSSIPLSSGNVNPGNSTLGAVPSASDMAKRNILGADERLGSSGVGQPLVSPLSSRMILPQATKADGTGSLDSSNVSDAAALAGRVFSPSVVSGMQWRPGSEPFRGRTEIAPDQREKFLQRLQQVQQQGHSNLLGMPTLAGGNHKQFSAQQQNPLLQQFNSQNSTVPPQAGLGLGVQTSGLGPVTSSSLQQQTSSIHQPSNPSVLVSSGPKESELGHAKVDEHQQQNLPDDSAVDSTVASSGIAKNLMNEDDMKAPYAVDSPTGVSGSLTEPAQMPRDIDLSPGQPLQANQSSGSLGVIGRRSVSDLGAIGDNITGSTAMPGGMHDQSYNVQMLEAAYYKLPQPKDSERARSYNPRHPASTPPSYPQVQAPIVNNPAFWERLGLEPYGTDTLFFSFYYQQNTHQQYLAAKELKKQSWRYHRKYNTWFQRHEEPKVATDEYEQGTYVYFDFHIANDDLQHGWCQRIKTEFTFEYNYLEDELIV
- the LOC133824609 gene encoding general negative regulator of transcription subunit 3 isoform X4, encoding MGASRKLQGEIDRVLKKVQEGVDVFDSIWNKVYDTDNANQKEKFEADLKKEIKKLQRYRDQIKTWIQSSEIKDKKVCLSVSASYEQALVDARKLIEREMERFKICEKETKTKAFSKEGLGQQPKTDPKEKAKAETRDWLNNVVSELESQIDNFEAEIEGLTVKKGKTRPPRLVHLEESITRHKAHIMKLELILRLLDNDELSPEQVNDVKDFLDDYVERNQEDFDEFSDVDELYSSLPLDKVEALEELVIIGPSSLVKATVSSTHQQTTSVQEPVEETASQESTLDTVARTPPPKSSVMSSSAATTPAGSHTASAPVNIPSHNLSGVSIGSPNLQGSSSVRVTDSTGATSSSPVSLSTSLKEEEIGSFPGRRSSPSFTDTGLVRGIGRGSLSSQPSSSIPLSSGNVNPGNSTLGAVPSASDMAKRNILGADERLGSSGVGQPLVSPLSSRMILPQATKADGTGSLDSSNVSDAAALAGRVFSPSVVSGMQWRPGSEPFRGRTEIAPDQREKFLQRLQQVQQQGHSNLLGMPTLAGGNHKQFSAQQQNPLLQQFNSQNSTVPPQAGLGLGVQTSGLGPVTSSSLQQQTSSIHQPSNPSVLVSSGPKESELGHAKVDEHQQQNLPDDSAVDSTVASSGIAKNLMNEDDMKAPYAVDSPTGVSGSLTEPAQMPRDIDLSPGQPLQANQSSGSLGVIGRRSVSDLGAIGDNITGSTAMPGGMHDQSYNVQMLEAAYYKLPQPKDSERARSYNPRHPASTPPSYPQVQAPIVNNPAFWERLGLEPYGTDTLFFSFYYQQNTHQQYLAAKELKKQSWRYHRKYNTWFQRHEEPKVATDEYEQGTYVYFDFHIANDDLQHGWCQRIKTEFTFEYNYLEDELIV